A single window of Xylocopa sonorina isolate GNS202 chromosome 5, iyXylSono1_principal, whole genome shotgun sequence DNA harbors:
- the LOC143423626 gene encoding TBC1 domain family member 31 isoform X1, with product MYRNKWQNLRKVDDNFELEPETSKKTQCFSRVNFTHIAFALNEEYFVAIDTAGYLYFIDLLNNYPSYQKLGNVGQATFLAFSPINKFELLIGLTTANIKILRVNANISQFCLLIAHKIPPVQISFYNKYCITFSRKEVIIWCLRSCSKARQLKINTKNVVIKKASFSNLGHIVVLYYNDNIQIWNFNQLENDVKIDAKVFGIRSIKDFIFTQNGRAIIIVSAQNRIIILNTSNWNLMKTLNLPENFNGIKCLSFVPSPLDGGANNIITCLSSSCDLYFFDLNQSCVIHTLQLVKPIKKIAVSPTGRYMIYIEKEGHLKLMTTETLFSEKYEAAKTLKEKCRAIAHKTDDHLQCVRQNIKHELRLEKLILILKEFGEYPEKYRILIWSTVLQLPANRDAYNALANKTASTHFSLDILKNYSLANRSKRMLLITTVHCLIQWCPLLVQCSFLPDLVFPFLMIFQKDQLLGFEMGLTILLNYCQKWFEYHPLPPLNVLGIIENILLRADATLLNVFCERGITSSEYAWPLLTTAMSEVLCGSEWLILWDHLISYKKPSLLLMTVVAYSICSREIIISSLHTGENIRKYFTRQGHIKAQELLKIARQLDNNVPLRIHPSHYIRNEIMALPPNGPYPPFMLDDFPKFLTDQISVLELEKLKEKSRMMHEQSNKLMEIAETNRLKHEAEVFMDQIHQTRLNEAQRCFKKQISDLNWKLTATKEQSETREIRLESVRDHFHDNLQLNLDICDEDIEDLKDDKTTRYEQLQQDVDKLEYEVQNLLDSLRSQK from the exons ATGTATAGGAACAAATGGCAGAATTTAAGGAAAGTTGATGATAATTTTGAACTAGAGCCAGAAACATCTAAGAAGACACAATGTTTCTCAAGAGTTAATTTTACACATATAGCATTTGCTTTGAATGAGGAATATTTCGTTGCAATTGATACAGCAGGATATTTATATTTCATTGATCTGTTAAATAACTATCCATCCTACCAAAAATTGGGTAATGTGGGGCAAGCAACATTTTTGGCATTTAGTCCGATAAATAAATTTGAATTATTAATTGGTCTCACTACTgctaatataaaaatattacgaGTGAATGCAAATATTTCTCAATTTTGTTTATTAATTGCCCATAAAATTCCACCTGTACAAATTTCTTTTTACAACAAGTATTGCATAACTTTTTCACGCAAAGAAGTCATTATATGGTGCTTGCGATCATGCAGTAAAGCTCGACAATTgaaaattaatacaaaaaatGTGGTAATAAAAAAAGCTAGCTTTTCAAACTTGGGGCACATCGTTGTTTTGTATTATAATGACAATATACAAATATGGAACTTCAATCAACTAGAGAATGATGTTAAAATTGATGCAAAAGTATTTGGCATACGAAGTATTAAAGATTTTATCTTTACACAAAATGGAAGAGCAATAATCATAGTTAGTGCCCAGAATAGAATTATCATTCTAAATACTTCTAACTGGAACTTAATGAAAACTTTAAATTTGCCAGAAAATTTTAATGGAATAAAATGTTTGTCGTTTGTGCCATCGCCTTTGGATGGAGgagcaaataatataataacatGTCTTTCGTCTAGTTGTGATCTTTATTTCTTCGATCTGAATCAATCTTGTGTCATTCATACTCTGCAGCTTGTTAAACCCATAAAAAAAATTGCAGTTTCACCGACAGGCAGATATATGATATACATAGAGAAAGAGGGTCATTTAAAATTGATGACTACCGAAACACTATTCTCTGAGAAATATGAAGCTGCAAAAACATTAAAAGAAAAATGTAGAGCAATTGCACACAAAACAGATGATCACTTGCAATGTGTCAGACAAAATATAAAGCATGAATTACGCTTAGAAAAATTAATACTTATTTTGAAAGAATTTGGAGAATATCCAGAAAAATACCGCATATTAATATGGTCGACTGTTCTACAATTACCAGCTAATAGAGATGCATACAATGCTCTAGCTAATAAAACTGCAAGTACACATTTCTCTTTAGATATTTTGAAAAACTATTCACTAGCAAATAGAAGTAAAAGAATGCTATTAATAACAACAGTTCATTGTCTAATACAATGGTGTCCTTTATTAGTGCAATGTTCATTTTTACCAGATTTAGTCTTCCCATTTCTTATGATCTTTCAG AAAGATCAACTGCTTGGTTTTGAAATGGGTTTGACTATATTATTGAACTATTGTCAAAAGTGGTTTGAATATCATCCTTTACCCCCCTTAAATGTGTTAGGCATAATAGAAAATATTCTTCTACGAGCAGATGCAACTTTGCTAAATGTTTTCTGTGAACGAGGGATAACATCAAGTGAATATGCGTGGCCACTTTTAACGACTGCAATGAGCGAAGTATTGTGCGGTTCTGAATGGTTAATCTTATGGGATCACTTAATATCTTATAAAAAACCATCACTTTTATTAATGACTGTTGTTGCATATAGCATTTGTTCTCGTGAAATTATCATTTCCTCATTGCATACAGGAGAAAATATTAGGAAATATTTTACTCGACAAGGACATATCAAAGCACAAGAGTTATTAAAGATAGCTCGGCAACTTGATAATAATGTACCCTTAAGAATACATCCCAGTCATTATATCAG AAACGAAATAATGGCATTGCCACCCAATGGCCCATATCCACCATTTATGTTGGATGATTTTCCGAAATTTTTAACTGATCAAATTTCTGTTCTTGAATTAGAAAAATTGAAGGAAAAGAGCAGAATGATGCATGAACAAAGTAATAAACTTATGGAAATTGCAGAAACAAATAGATTAAAACACGAAGCTGAAGTTTTTATGGATCAAATTCATCAAACAAGATTAAACG AAGCACAAAGGTGTTTTAAAAAACAGATATCCGATCTTAATTGGAAATTAACAGCAACAAAGGAACAATCAGAAACACGTGAAATCAGACTTGAAAGTGTTCGTGATCATTTTCATGATAATCTACAATTGAATTTAGACATATGTGATGAAGACATTGAAGATTTAAAAGATGACAAAACAACACGTTATGAACAACTACAACAAGACGTAGACAAATTAGAATATGAAGTACAAAATCTTTTAGATTCATTGCGATCTCAAAAGTAA
- the LOC143423626 gene encoding TBC1 domain family member 31 isoform X2: MYRNKWQNLRKVDDNFELEPETSKKTQCFSRVNFTHIAFALNEEYFVAIDTAGYLYFIDLLNNYPSYQKLGNVGQATFLAFSPINKFELLIGLTTANIKILRVNANISQFCLLIAHKIPPVQISFYNKYCITFSRKEVIIWCLRSCSKARQLKINTKNVVIKKASFSNLGHIVVLYYNDNIQIWNFNQLENDVKIDAKVFGIRSIKDFIFTQNGRAIIIVSAQNRIIILNTSNWNLMKTLNLPENFNGIKCLSFVPSPLDGGANNIITCLSSSCDLYFFDLNQSCVIHTLQLVKPIKKIAVSPTGRYMIYIEKEGHLKLMTTETLFSEKYEAAKTLKEKCRAIAHKTDDHLQCVRQNIKHELRLEKLILILKEFGEYPEKYRILIWSTVLQLPANRDAYNALANKTASTHFSLDILKNYSLANRSKRMLLITTVHCLIQWCPLLVQCSFLPDLVFPFLMIFQKDQLLGFEMGLTILLNYCQKWFEYHPLPPLNVLGIIENILLRADATLLNVFCERGITSSEYAWPLLTTAMSEVLCGSEWLILWDHLISYKKPSLLLMTVVAYSICSREIIISSLHTGENIRKYFTRQGHIKAQELLKIARQLDNNVPLRIHPSHYIRNEIMALPPNGPYPPFMLDDFPKFLTDQISVLELEKLKEKSRMMHEQSNKLMEIAETNRLKHEAEVFMDQIHQTRLNAQRCFKKQISDLNWKLTATKEQSETREIRLESVRDHFHDNLQLNLDICDEDIEDLKDDKTTRYEQLQQDVDKLEYEVQNLLDSLRSQK, from the exons ATGTATAGGAACAAATGGCAGAATTTAAGGAAAGTTGATGATAATTTTGAACTAGAGCCAGAAACATCTAAGAAGACACAATGTTTCTCAAGAGTTAATTTTACACATATAGCATTTGCTTTGAATGAGGAATATTTCGTTGCAATTGATACAGCAGGATATTTATATTTCATTGATCTGTTAAATAACTATCCATCCTACCAAAAATTGGGTAATGTGGGGCAAGCAACATTTTTGGCATTTAGTCCGATAAATAAATTTGAATTATTAATTGGTCTCACTACTgctaatataaaaatattacgaGTGAATGCAAATATTTCTCAATTTTGTTTATTAATTGCCCATAAAATTCCACCTGTACAAATTTCTTTTTACAACAAGTATTGCATAACTTTTTCACGCAAAGAAGTCATTATATGGTGCTTGCGATCATGCAGTAAAGCTCGACAATTgaaaattaatacaaaaaatGTGGTAATAAAAAAAGCTAGCTTTTCAAACTTGGGGCACATCGTTGTTTTGTATTATAATGACAATATACAAATATGGAACTTCAATCAACTAGAGAATGATGTTAAAATTGATGCAAAAGTATTTGGCATACGAAGTATTAAAGATTTTATCTTTACACAAAATGGAAGAGCAATAATCATAGTTAGTGCCCAGAATAGAATTATCATTCTAAATACTTCTAACTGGAACTTAATGAAAACTTTAAATTTGCCAGAAAATTTTAATGGAATAAAATGTTTGTCGTTTGTGCCATCGCCTTTGGATGGAGgagcaaataatataataacatGTCTTTCGTCTAGTTGTGATCTTTATTTCTTCGATCTGAATCAATCTTGTGTCATTCATACTCTGCAGCTTGTTAAACCCATAAAAAAAATTGCAGTTTCACCGACAGGCAGATATATGATATACATAGAGAAAGAGGGTCATTTAAAATTGATGACTACCGAAACACTATTCTCTGAGAAATATGAAGCTGCAAAAACATTAAAAGAAAAATGTAGAGCAATTGCACACAAAACAGATGATCACTTGCAATGTGTCAGACAAAATATAAAGCATGAATTACGCTTAGAAAAATTAATACTTATTTTGAAAGAATTTGGAGAATATCCAGAAAAATACCGCATATTAATATGGTCGACTGTTCTACAATTACCAGCTAATAGAGATGCATACAATGCTCTAGCTAATAAAACTGCAAGTACACATTTCTCTTTAGATATTTTGAAAAACTATTCACTAGCAAATAGAAGTAAAAGAATGCTATTAATAACAACAGTTCATTGTCTAATACAATGGTGTCCTTTATTAGTGCAATGTTCATTTTTACCAGATTTAGTCTTCCCATTTCTTATGATCTTTCAG AAAGATCAACTGCTTGGTTTTGAAATGGGTTTGACTATATTATTGAACTATTGTCAAAAGTGGTTTGAATATCATCCTTTACCCCCCTTAAATGTGTTAGGCATAATAGAAAATATTCTTCTACGAGCAGATGCAACTTTGCTAAATGTTTTCTGTGAACGAGGGATAACATCAAGTGAATATGCGTGGCCACTTTTAACGACTGCAATGAGCGAAGTATTGTGCGGTTCTGAATGGTTAATCTTATGGGATCACTTAATATCTTATAAAAAACCATCACTTTTATTAATGACTGTTGTTGCATATAGCATTTGTTCTCGTGAAATTATCATTTCCTCATTGCATACAGGAGAAAATATTAGGAAATATTTTACTCGACAAGGACATATCAAAGCACAAGAGTTATTAAAGATAGCTCGGCAACTTGATAATAATGTACCCTTAAGAATACATCCCAGTCATTATATCAG AAACGAAATAATGGCATTGCCACCCAATGGCCCATATCCACCATTTATGTTGGATGATTTTCCGAAATTTTTAACTGATCAAATTTCTGTTCTTGAATTAGAAAAATTGAAGGAAAAGAGCAGAATGATGCATGAACAAAGTAATAAACTTATGGAAATTGCAGAAACAAATAGATTAAAACACGAAGCTGAAGTTTTTATGGATCAAATTCATCAAACAAGATTAAACG CACAAAGGTGTTTTAAAAAACAGATATCCGATCTTAATTGGAAATTAACAGCAACAAAGGAACAATCAGAAACACGTGAAATCAGACTTGAAAGTGTTCGTGATCATTTTCATGATAATCTACAATTGAATTTAGACATATGTGATGAAGACATTGAAGATTTAAAAGATGACAAAACAACACGTTATGAACAACTACAACAAGACGTAGACAAATTAGAATATGAAGTACAAAATCTTTTAGATTCATTGCGATCTCAAAAGTAA
- the Aprt gene encoding adenine phosphoribosyltransferase, with product MDKAEKLHLLRNAIKTYHDFPKPGITYRDIFGVFRDIVALRAMRDLIVEHILFLEVDIVVGLDSRGFLFGPLICMELGKPFVPVRKKGKLPGKVLEHKITLEYGEDTLEIQSEYVSKGARVLIVDDLLATGGSMAGAINLVKSVGAEVTECLAIIELTGLKGREKLGVPVHSFIQYD from the exons ATGGATAAAGCGGAAAAACTTCACTTGTTGCGAAACGCAATTAAAACTTATCATGATTTTCCTAAACCTGGTATCACGTATCG AGATATATTCGGAGTATTTCGCGACATTGTAGCATTGAGAGCAATGAGAGATTTAATAGTGGAACACATTTTATTTCTAGAAGTTGATATAGTTGTAGGTTTAGATTCAAGAGGTTTCCTTTTTGGTCCCTTAATATGCATGGAATTAGGAAAACCTTTTGTACCAGTTAGGAAAAAAGGAAAGCTTCCGGGAAAGGTGTTGGAACATAAAATTACCCTTGAATATGGCGAG GATACGCTTGAAATACAATCAGAGTATGTAAGTAAGGGAGCGCGAGTTCTTATTGTAGATGATTTATTAGCAACTGGAG GTTCTATGGCAGGTGCAATAAATTTAGTAAAATCAGTTGGAGCTGAAGTGACAGAATGTTTAGCAATAATTGAATTAACTGGATTAAAGGGAAGAGAAAAACTTGGCGTACCTGTTCATTCATTCATTCAATATGATTAA
- the LOC143423830 gene encoding DET1- and DDB1-associated protein 1 isoform X2, which yields MSDPYKMSVAEFLKGLPSHNESNFANFHTDSGNRTSVKKPSVYLPTKDHPSEQIIVTEKTTILLRYLHQHWDKNHTDRKRDFLSANGDSEDDAATLLSKRPRLDLNNTI from the exons ATGTCAGATCCCTACAAAATG TCTGTTGCTGAATTCTTAAAGGGTCTGCCTTCGCACAATGAGAGCAATTTCGCTAACTTTCACACAGATAGTGGGAACAGAACTAGTGTAAAAAAGCCATCAGTTTATCTTCCGACAAAGGATCATCCTTCAGAACAAA TTATAGTCACAGAGAAAACAACAATATTGTTAAGGTACCTTCATCAGCATTGGGACAAAAAT CATACCGATAGGAAACGAGATTTTTTGTCAGCTAACGGTGATTCCGAAGATGATGCTGCTACACTTCTTAGTAAAAGGCCACGTCTTGATTTGAATAATACCATTTAA
- the Lrt gene encoding leucine-rich tendon-specific protein, translating into MPWTSQCTLILLLITILSCMGATMDDFPEDRTITDVISTTSASMITTVTNLNKVEKMSVNSSNIVKSLGQENIQLSSHALSFSSDTVWECPNIKKAGVECSCDLPHTLRCTGGRTALQTISTHLRLSRPGTISLLDVTVTGISLLSARFLEGVALHGLVVSTGELRRVHENAFIGLLRPLQALGLPTNQLDSVPTAALSHLIGLERLDLSQNKLKTLEADSFKGLTNLTYLDLCDNLLSQLSPQAFAALLTLRSLRMRGNRLSVSALSALRGLKTLEELDLSNNLLRGPMSPNLLPEMPRLRSLTVSENELINVQQGALEGLKNLTYLSLSHNQIDVLEDHSFKYLSTLTRLDLANNRIVAVSSASLAHLEKLTTLDLTHNFLRSLTADLVVPLKSLQDLRLDDNDITMVASDVPTSKLQLKKLSLADNPLNCDCTLLEFANWLSNSSLNEEDRSSAVCATPPALENGILTQVSPGSLLCGEPTPSIMTRLPLAGAQLTLKEFHYDKSSGINLLWHVEPCTERYTCDTLIVYETIGDSEVQTDSSSLHCDSRMMRDPCSLPVAIPVSLRLQPDHKYRYCVVLLVPTTYDDVSLGLGCSDIITLEETKRELQQDQDTVVSESLSPLDTRIIGVHVNVSDQGFLHVDVTLTVSKKLNLPECELSVVVFDAESVVHKQKLNCSLTFATLTVLLPGRYKVCVSLDELNAENVIANLADNKDRLRCVDVQRFKQNTEIIVLAVIGASCALLIILAVIGKNVVKRVRHSRLQAQCFLPAQEFEITHKAHYIKLPTATKV; encoded by the exons ATGCCGTGGACGTCTCAATGCACGCTAATTTTACTGTTAATAACAATATTGTCGTGTATGGGCGCAACGATGGACGATTTTCCGGAAGATCGAACGATCACTGATGTGATTTCGACCACGTCAGCATCGATGATCACGACTGTAACTAATCTGAATAAAGTCGAGAAGATGTCGGTTAATTCGTCAAACATTGTAAAAAGCCTGGGCCAGGAAAATATTCAACTCTCATCCCACGCATTATCGTTTTCGTCCGACACGGTTTGGGAGTGTCCAAATATTAAAAAAGCAGGCGTTGAATGTTCCTGCGACTTACCACACACGTTAAGATGCACCGGTGGTAGAACAGCACTACAG ACTATCAGCACACATTTAAGACTCAGTCGTCCGGGAACAATTTCTCTGCTGGACGTAACGGTGACAGGAATCTCTCTATTATCAGCTCGTTTCCTCGAGGGTGTTGCTCTGCATGGACTAGTCGTCTCCACCGGGGAATTGAGAAGGGTCCATGAAAACGCATTTATTGGTCTTCTAAGGCCTCTTCAAGCCCTTGGTCTTCCAACCAATCAGTTAGATTCTGTTCCTACAGCTGCTCTATCACATCTGATCGGTCTAGAAAGATTGGATCTTTCTCAGAATAAGTTAAAAACACTGGAGGCTGATTCTTTTAAG GGACTGACGAACCTGACGTATTTGGATTTGTGCGACAATTTACTGTCACAATTGTCACCTCAAGCTTTCGCCGCTTTGCTTACATTGCGTTCTTTGAGGATGCGCGGCAATCGTTTAAGCGTGTCAGCATTATCAGCGCTCAGAGGTCTCAAAACTTTAGAAGAACTCGATCTGTCCAATAATTTATTACGGGGTCCGATGAGTCCGAATCTTCTTCCTGAAATGCCACGATTGCGCTCTCTTACTGTATCTGAGAATGAACTGATAAACGTACAGCAAGGAGCTCTCGAAGGATTAAAAAATTTAACTTATCTAAGCTTAAGTCATAATCAG ATTGATGTACTGGAGGACCATTCGTTCAAATATTTGTCGACTCTCACCAGGCTTGATTTAGCGAATAATCGTATTGTTGCAGTATCCAGCGCTTCTTTAGCACATTTGGAAAAGTTAACAACGCTGGACCTTACACACAATTTTCTACGATCTTTAACTGCTGACTTGGTAGTGCCTTTAAAAAGTCTTCAAGATCTTCGCCTCGATGATAACGACATCACAATGGTGGCCAGTGATGTACCCACGTCAAAATTACAGCTGAAGAAACTTTCTCTGGCTGATAATCCTTTGAACTGTGATTGTACGCTTCTAGAATTCGCCAATTGGCTAAGCAATTCTAGCCTGAACGAGGAGGACAGGTCCTCTGCTGTCTGTGCGACACCGCCCGCTTTGGAAAATGGTATATTAACGCAAGTTTCTCCCGGCAGCCTTCTTTGTGGAGAACCAACACCGTCTATCATGACACGATTGCCTTTGGCCGGTGCCCAATTAACATTGAAGGAATTTCATTATGACAAATCATCCGGTATTAACCTTTTATGGCATGTAGAGCCATGTACAGAGCGATATACATGCGACACCTTAATTGTCTACGAAACCATAGGAGACAGTGAAGTACAGACGGATTCCAGTTCTCTTCATTGTGATTCGCGTATGATGAGAGATCCCTGTTCACTTCCGGTTGCCATACCTGTCTCGTTGCGTTTGCAACCAGACCATAAATATCGTTATTGTGTTGTACTCCTGGTACCAACTACTTACGATGATGTTTCCTTAGGTTTAGGCTGTAGTGATATAATTACTCTCGAAGAAACTAAACGAGAGTTACAGCAAGATCAAGATACCGTGGTATCGGAGTCGTTATCGCCTTTAGATACTAGAATAATTGGCGTACACGTAAACGTGTCCGACCAGGGCTTTCTACACGTTGATGTCACTTTAACAGTTTCAAAAAAATTGAATCTGCCCGAGTGCGAACTGTCTGTCGTTGTTTTTGATGCTGAATCCGTAGTGCATAAACAAAAACTTAATTGCAGCTTAACGTTTGCAACATTAACTGTACTGCTGCCGGGTCGTTATAAAGTTTGCGTTAGTCTCGATGAATTAAACGCTGAAAACGTAATCGCAAACTTAGCAGATAATAAAGATAGACTGCGTTGCGTTGACGTGCAAAGATTCAAACAAAATACAGAGATAATCGTTCTAGCTGTAATTGGAGCTAGTTGTGCTCTTTTAATTATACTTGCAGTAATTGGTAAAAATGTTGTAAAAAGAGTGAGACACTCCAGGCTACAGGCACAATGCTTCCTACCAGCACAAGAGTTTGAAATAACTCATAAGGCACATTACATTAAATTACCAACTGCAACAAaagtttaa
- the LOC143423830 gene encoding DET1- and DDB1-associated protein 1 isoform X1 yields MSDPYKMVIHNLYRNVTKENNHPSNNSVAEFLKGLPSHNESNFANFHTDSGNRTSVKKPSVYLPTKDHPSEQIIVTEKTTILLRYLHQHWDKNHTDRKRDFLSANGDSEDDAATLLSKRPRLDLNNTI; encoded by the exons ATGTCAGATCCCTACAAAATG GTTATACACAACTTATATCGAAATGTTACGAAAGAAAATAATCATccttcaaataat TCTGTTGCTGAATTCTTAAAGGGTCTGCCTTCGCACAATGAGAGCAATTTCGCTAACTTTCACACAGATAGTGGGAACAGAACTAGTGTAAAAAAGCCATCAGTTTATCTTCCGACAAAGGATCATCCTTCAGAACAAA TTATAGTCACAGAGAAAACAACAATATTGTTAAGGTACCTTCATCAGCATTGGGACAAAAAT CATACCGATAGGAAACGAGATTTTTTGTCAGCTAACGGTGATTCCGAAGATGATGCTGCTACACTTCTTAGTAAAAGGCCACGTCTTGATTTGAATAATACCATTTAA
- the LOC143423839 gene encoding IQ and AAA domain-containing protein 1-like, protein MSHAYYKELWLITRNDLDKLMELDKKLQQETRTKNIEQELNALLPTYLRYRNLVKRLVVCHDQMVQTQKRDLIKRVLDGAVGRMLEYKREIVNLNYCDYQWPDDFMYQLKYTSNDVEISVSAAGKDIVKQRRERIQKLMEDAYRSKEEIESEEPTAEIFETLESTPRIRRRRVKEESDTACDVPAILQESPKELVAREAREAAAQAMHNTMLLIQCHERARMGRRIGAEIQRMYRYNKKLETGEIVPKKLHKTAYTNAAKTIQRAWRRYAARKRLQNRIAEKEKLLGMTIPSWKSRQVILKDEENFQKKLTLMSTFADKIVKTNQNERARIFKIRGPGLMEDITDEIREWFILWYDEVGHFNAYPTTSLGGSVLIATGQTLTPQEYLRDKVSKEAAKGKGATSTTEKPRGKKKEYPRIPETQAFSLLVDANQDFISNWSFRDHTINQREIVYHDLIKDKLCYELQLEMRKAVDELMRLELQKLNRALKRDYAADKRKLNISKDKRKGKKRGKKKRDRLDDITLEDTFKELVRADIIRNYPTTSIKDWIGDLSYQNYEAARELRDYKHRMGEVKQVVMDHCVLPLSSKEIHQIAPLTRSVCICGFAKHGKSFLVNAICSEVGALLLDLTPTVLVNKYIGRKDERKLIDMVSTVAREFAPSIVFIDNGEKPWLKKVPAEERYYKPKRFARYYPKLVKSIKNGDQILFLTTSSEPYKATRPFIKIHDKFIMIPLTDYNTLYMFYKDLLMKYHGVDRNIDISSTAMTSVGIPLEFIKSAVDNVLNLRRRITLRFKPLNEREIIEEVLKHEPPQSKVVSQFIKFENRIPLAKKRAKLLAMEKAARERVQKQMKARK, encoded by the exons ATGTCGCATGCTTATTACAAAGAATTATGGCTCATTACGAGAAACGACTTAGACAAACTGATGGAGCTGGATAAAAAACTGCAACAAGAAACACGTACGAAAAACATAGAACAAGAATTGAATGCGTTGCTTCCGACATATCTTAG ATACCGTAACCTGGTAAAGAGGCTCGTAGTCTGCCACGATCAAATGGTACAGACGCAGAAACGAGACCTGATAAAACGGGTTCTGGATGGTGCAGTTGGTCGAATGCTGGAATACAAACGAGAGATCGTTAACTTGAATTACTGTGATTATCA ATGGCCCGACGATTTTATGTATCAGTTAAAATATACATCAAACGATGTAGAAATTTCTGTATCCGCGGCTGGTAAAGATATCGTGAAACAACGCAGAGAACGTATTCAAAAACTGATGGAAGACGCTTACAGAAGTAA AGAAGAAATTGAAAGTGAAGAGCCCACTGCTGAAATTTTCGAAACTTTGGAAAGCACACCAAGAATACGAAGAAGAAGAGTGAAAGAAGAAAGCGATACAGCATGCGACGTACCCGCGATTCTTCAAGAATCACCGAAAGAGCTAGTGGCTAGAGAGGCAAGAGAAGCTGCTGCACAAGCGATGCATAATACGATGTTACTTATTCAGTGTCACGAAAGAGCAAGAATGGGTCGTCGGATCGGAGCGGAAA TTCAACGAATGTATCGTTATAATAAGAAGTTGGAAACTGGAGAAATTGTTCCAAAAAAGTTACATAAAACTGCATACACAAATGCAGCTAAAACAATACAGCGAGCCTGGAGGAGATACGCGGCAAGGAAGAGGCTACAAAATCGAATCGCCGAAAAGGAGAAATTATTAGGCATGACAATACCTAGCTGGAAATCTAGACAGGTTATTTTAAAAGATGAAGAAAATTTTCAAAAGAAGTTAACGTTGATGTCCACGTTTGCCGATAAAATAGTAAAAACAAATCAGAATGAGAGAGCAAGG ATATTCAAAATCAGGGGACCCGGTCTTATGGAAGACATTACGGACGAGATTCGAGAGTGGTTTATATTATGGTACGATGAAGTTGGACATTTCAACGCGTATCCAACCACAAGTTTAGGTGGTAGCGTATTAATTGCCACTGGACAAACATTAACGCCTCAAGAATATCTAAGGGACAAGGTGTCCAAGGAAGCTGCGAAAGGAAAAGGGGCAACCAGTACAACAGAGAAACCTAGAGGCAAGAAAAAGGAATATCCTCGAATACCGGAAACACAGGCGTTTTCCCTTCTTGTTGATGCCAATCAGGACTTTATTAGCAATTGGAGTTTTCGAGACCATACGATTAATCAGCGAGAAATAGTATATCATGATTTGATTAAAGATAAGCTTTGTTACGAACTTCAATTGGAAATGAGAAAAGCAGTTGATGAGCTGATGCGGTTGGAATTGCAAAAATTAAATAGAGCACTAAAGAGAGATTATGCGGCTGATAAACGGAAATTGAACATATCTAAAGACAAAA GGAAAGgcaaaaaaagagggaaaaagaaACGGGATCGATTGGATGACATTACCCTAGAAGATACTTTCAAAGAATTGGTGAGGGCCGATATTATCAGAAACTATCCCACAACTTCCATTAAGGATTGGATTGGAGATCTCTCATATCAAAATTATGAAGCTGCTCGCGAACTTCGAGATTACAAACATCGGATGGGTGAAGTTAAACAAGTAGTTATGGATCACTGTGTGTTACCACTCAGTTCGAAAGAAATTCATCAAATTGCGCCTTTAACCCGATCCGTTTGTATCTGTGGCTTTGCTAAACACGGAAAGAGCTTTCTAGTGAATGCAATCTGTTCCGAG GTCGGAGCATTGCTTCTTGACCTGACGCCAACGGTATTGGTAAACAAATATATCGGGCGGAAAGACGAGCGCAAATTAATCGATATGGTCTCAACAGTAGCCCGGGAATTCGCACCTTCTATAGTTTTCATTGACAACGGTGAAAAACCTTGGCTGAAGAAAGTACCCGCAGAGGAAAGATATTACAAACCGAAACGATTTGCGCGATACTACCCTAAACTGGTAAAAAGCATCAAGAATGGCGATCAG ATCCTATTTCTCACGACCTCCTCGGAGCCATATAAAGCAACAAGACCCTTCATCAAGATCCACGACAAGTTCATAATGATTCCTCTCACGGACTACAACACACTATATATGTTTTACAAAGATCTGTTGATGAAGTACCACGGAGTTGATCGCAATATCGACATCTCCAGCACGGCGATGACGTCCGTGGGCATTCCTTTGGAATTCATAAAAAGCGCTGTGGATAATGTTCTAAATCTACGACGAAGGATCACTTTAAGATTCAAACCGTTAAATGAACGCGAAATAATAGAAGAAGTTTTAAAACATGAACCCCCGCAATCGAAAGTAGTGTCGCAatttataaaatttgaaaatcgtATTCCACTCGCTAAAAAGAGGGCCAAATTGTTAGCTATGGAGAAAGCAGCACGTGAACGTGTTCAAAAACAAATGAAAGCTCGCAAGTGA